In the genome of Toxoplasma gondii ME49 chromosome Ia, whole genome shotgun sequence, the window TGAGTGCTGATCAGTGACAGCCGTAACACGGCTCGCGTCTCCGTGAAGCACGCTATTCCGAAGCACAGAACGCGAGCCACGAAATGCAAGATGACGTCCTTGTGGATTAGTAAAACACCGGCGCTTTTCATCGTCACATGCACTCCCCGCCTGGACTGTCCACGAGGCTGACCGCCCCATTTCGTCTCGTGGCGTGAACCAAGACACAGACAAGTGCCTTTGTTGTAGCCGCGCTTCCGGTTCATCCGCTGCTACTTTTCCCAGCTTCTTGtcgccgagagaagaactgagTCGCGCAGTTGGACAAGACCCGACCTTCCTCTGATAGACTTGCAGACCACTTCGTCCTTTTGTCTTCGAAGAAGACTGCTCGTGGGGCCCCATGAAGGAGCCGGCCACTGATGTGCAGAACTGACGCACTGCAATGTGACGGGTGCGCGCTGGGTTGCCGCAGCACCGTTCCGCGATTCGTTCTTTCGCTccggctttctctctgcctgaactctttctgcctttcccagttctctgcttttcggTACGGTCTGCGCGGAAACGTGTGACGCCGAAAACTGAACCGTTGTTTCCCAATCCTGTTAGCAGAATGGCAACGGTGGCCCGGATGCCGCTGCCAAGCAGTCGAAACAAAGCACGAACGCGCACACCGTCCAGACATCCGGGAAGGTCCGCTATTGGCCGTTCCAGCGATTCGTCCCCACTGAGGCATTTTGTCTCATCTTTGCTTCTGTGAACATTGCATTCTGTGTTCTCCatcctgtctccgcctgAAGAGCTTGCAGCTACGCCGTAACTCTCGGGAGGCATGGAAGAACTAACGCAGTTGTGTCgcagtctctgtctcgttgaCCAGAGCGACGTAATCTCTTCAGTTTCCGCTCAAGTTGCCCCGCTGTCGCTCCATGGAGTACGTACACTCTACTTCGCGCCATCCTCCGGGTGGCAGTTCTCACGCGACAAACATTCACAGCAGAAGTGGATCGTTCGTTCTCCCCTCTGGACCTTGTTCTCCCGTATCGCATCCAAGTTCACCTGTCCCGCAGTGTCCTGCCTGTCGGGAATGCCACGGCGTCTTCGCCTATACCACGCTGCCGCAACGTAGTGACGCACACTCTCCACTCGAGCGTTCTCGACACGCACTGCTGCGACAACCGTTCCTGTTTtcgaaagaacagagagaaccagAAAGTTCCCAGGGGCCTTCCACCGATCCGTATCGGGGGACTTCCCCCCGCGGACCGGAGCATCAAGAAACGTCTCGTGCGCCGCACACGGAATTCGTCGGATTCAttcgaaagcagagagagaggagcgaaagCTTGTCCAACTCTTcttcggtgcatgcgcggccaCCGTcggtcttgttctcttctctatCGTCTTCTACAATGACGCCCTGTAAGACGGGGGACACAGGAACAATCGAGCGAAAAAGTGGATGACAGAACGTTGGACAAACGGAAGAGGACAAGCTTGGACGGAAAGGCAggggcgaaggagaaagggcTGACCATCTTTCGTCACTGAGCTCACAGTGTGCCACCCTTAGCATATACACCTTGCCACAGTGTATCGTCGCTCTCCTGTGCTACACGAACGGCAGTTTATTCATGTGTGTCCACCTGCGGTTGAACGCACTTCCCGGCAGAACCGTCTGTGTCGtgtccgctcttcttctcgtcccgCTGCGTTTTCCACGGTTTTGGAAAAGGATGCCCGTGTTTGCCGTGTGCTCCAAATTCTCGAGAGGCAACAGAAGAAAGTTGTCGAGAAGAACGTCAGCAGACACCACTGTACGAGACAAAGGACGCACGCCAAACGTTTAAGTGTTTGCGCAGCTGCTGGTGATGTGAAACGTTCCATACGCGCTTATACCTCTGTAGAGAGATTGAGTTGCGCTTCAATAGTCACGAAGTTCGTAGAAGTgacggagagaagatgcagacagGGAAAGGAAGTGTGGAGACGCAAGAAAAATCGTCGTAACATGCCACGCTGACTTTGTAGGCCTCTTCGAGCGAGACGCGACACAACTCCACAGTGTGTGCTCCCTTTTGTAGCGACGACGCACACCCGGTTTCTCAGTCCAAAACCTCCTGGTTCTATTCGAGGGGACCGTAAACTCTGCAGGGGAATAGCAAGTAGGAGActgctgcgccttcttcgttccaGGGGTATTCACCCTCGATCGAGAGGACCGGCAGAGCGCAAAGGAAACTCCAAGGAGACTTGGCCTGCGTCGTGTTGGGGAAACACAATGCGCGGATGGcctctgtgtgtttcgtgACCGGATCTTCGTTCTTCCGTTTGTTGCCACTGCGCCGTGtactcttctctcgcttctgcgccttGACGTTCCCTTGCCttttgcctctgcctctttcccGTCGCGACTTCTCCCcggtctgcttctctccgatCCTTTGCAGATTCGTGATCGACGGCCGAGACGTGTTCACACAGGAGCACCACGTCGTGACTTTTTTCTACACCAGGTTgtggcgaagagaaacagctgTCGACCGACAAGACGGAGCGCACATGCAGTTGCcatccttttctctgtctgctctgcTGGCGGCCGCTGCTGTCACAACACAACACGAAGCGCGCGTTCCGCTCGCGTCTGAAGGCGCGCCTCCCGAAGGATCTCAACGTACCTTTTCGCTTTCAGCCGTTGCCGCTTCACGCTTTCCGTCGCTGGCCTTCTCGAACTTGCCGAGGGCATCTTCGTCAgccgcttctctgcgtcccgggtcgccctcgacctcccctctcttcttgcagTCCGCCGGTCAGACGGCGCCTGTTCCTTCGTTCCCTGCGTCTGCTACAGCTTCCACGTTGTCTGCCGACTGTTCTTCGGCGGCTGGTGCGCTCAAGCCTGGCGACTTGGAGAGCGGCAGGGGAACACGCGCAGACGCGGGCAAGGGCGCAAAGAGGCCGACGGAGGGCGGGGCTGGCGGGCGCTGGGAAGAAGGAACCGGACACAGGGGGGAACAGCGGCGCAGCGAGCAGTCAGCAGCGCGAAAAGGAGCAGACGAACCAACcgaggaagcaaaagaagcagcggaaaATCCGTGGACGCGACCCGACACTTTGCACAGAGGGGAGTCGCCtgtgcgagagagaaacaacgcGCAAGAAGCAGCGGAGCCCCCCGGCAGAAGAGAGCCAGGGGGAGGAGACCAAGAAccaaggcgagagacgcaaaaaggagaagagggcgaggaagaaactcGACCAGGCCAAGAGGGAAAGGCTTTGCCCGTTTGGGAGGACCGAAACCACAGAGTGGAGCCGATGAGGCAGGGAGGCGGAGATAGAACGTCTGCGAGCGTCAAAGATTGGGAGACGCCGAGCCACCATGAGCAGAGAAATAGAAAGCAACACGAGGGCGGAAAGAAATACGCCGTGCTGCCTGGAGCAGCagacgagacgcaggagaacCTCGCAACGGGTGGACAAGGAacaaaagacgaagacacgGGGGCTGAGGCCGCAGacggacgaggagagacaagagacacgagccacggagagaggctggagaCCCGCGAGACGCGAAAAGACAAGACGTTCGAGGACGGAGATAGACAGTCCCGCACAACTGGAGACGAAGTTGCTGGTGGTTCTACCCTGCCACACACCGCAGGAGATACAGGCAAACAGCCCGAGCTGAAGTCACaccgtttttctcgcatttcATCTCCACCTTCGCATACATCGCCATCGCGTTCGGATTCGTCTTCGTCCGCTCTTGCGTCATCTACTACTCTTCTTCCGCCCCACTCGTATCTGTTATCTTCGTCTCCCACAGTTTCCTGGCCTGGTGTGCCTTCTGTGGAGGAGGCAGACACACAAAGGCCGCCAGGAGGAAAACTCAGGGAAAGCGCACATAACGCGGAACTGACTGCTGTCGAAGGctcgaaggaagaaaggatgagacttgcttcctctttgtcttctctgccaaAGGCAGGCtcgcgaaaaaacgaggcaTCTACTGCAGCAACGAGCGTTCTTGAAGGACGCGCTCGGTTCGATGAGAAAGCCTCCGGAATCCACAACGCAACTGCAGACACTACCTCAGAAAGCCAGTCGCTGTCTTTTAGCGCGCcgtctcttccgccttccttcgcttcaTCCTCTTCGACACCAGAAACCCGAGCAAGAGATGAGGAACTCGCCCCTCCGTTGaatgcttcttcttcgtcttcccacTCGCAGCCGGTTTCGAAGCATAGGCACGAAGTCCAGGAACAGAACGTGAATATTCTCCTCGCGTCGtacaacgcatgcaagacATTCACATGCGGCGACGGCAGGTGAGAGGAACGAGGGAGACccgcttgtctcttctgagCGTGTACGCCGTTACCCTTTtcggttttctctttcttcgacttTTGGGTGCGCGCTCATTCGCGTTTTGcccgcctttttttctttgtaCTTTCGTCCGCCCATTCCGgcatcttttttctctttttctacCTTTTTTTCAGATTCACGTcattcttctccttgtcctgcttctccggctTCCTCGTTTCGCCCTGCTTCGTAGTCGGGGGGACAGCGTACGTGACTGTCAGCGCGTATCTTTGTTATCTCTTCTGCGGGGGCTGCGCTGTCTTCGGTTTGATTTTCCTCTTCGGGATGTATCGCTCTCcggtggaagaagaggtggaGGTGGACAAGAATGGCAGCACTCTTGCCTTGGCTTTGGCGTCGTTCACGCCCGCGTTGACAAGACCCGGTTCGTCGCTTCGGCATTGCTGCGGCGGCGAAAAGCTAGTAAGGAAAATGTCTTCTGCATCGTCCCCTGCAGCGCCAAGAAACGAGCGAAAtctcgaggagaagaagcaggaaaggaCACGCGCCACAAACGAGAGTGACCAAATGCGCAAGCACTCTTCAGGGGCATCCCGCCACCCACCGTCGTCGGCATTGCCCTCTTTTCCCCGTCAGGGAGATGAGGCGTTGACGATCGGACCAGAGCTTCACGCCGTGTTGAGGTCGCAGACATCAAATGACTGGAGACGACCCGACAGCCTCTCTGTCGAACGCCAACACTTGCCGCCCTTCCTCCGTTCATCGTGGAGTAGGTtattttcgtttttttccttctcacGAGAACGTACACCGCTACGCGGTTGTCTTCCGAGtttcagcagcagcaggagTCAAAACGCCGTGCACTCGCAATACGTCCATTTGCCTGCACACAGGTCTGCTGTTTTGTATCTATCGCCTGCCTGCGGGGGGCAACGTGGAGGACGCGATCTAACCGGAGGGGCAAACCGCGGTTACGAGCGAGAGGAtcgcctcctcgttcttcgaGTGCACAACGTGGTGGAGGCGGAGCGCAGAGAGGCGGGGAAGCAAGAGGCGCGCAAGAagggggagacagacgaacaCAGCGACCGCAGGGGGTTCGCTGGCTCGCGTGGACACTCAGGTTGGCCACCGTGGGCCTTTTGAATGCGTGCAATCTGGCCAGCATGATTGTCTTCGAATACCTCATGCTCCGAACTGTTATACAGAACAGTGGGACAAACGAGGCGTATACGAATGGACTGAACGACCTCCTTCCCGCTGAGACGTGGAGACAGAATTTTCTCGACTTCAGGTAACACTTAGGGCAGCGTCGGAGGACAAAAGGGAAGCACACCGAAAACAGTAAGAAGCGGACTCAACGGACGAAGCTAAGGCGTGCTCAGTATTCTCGTCGATGACACGCGACTGAGTaacgttctctctgttgaaCAGTGTGCAGCGTTTCGAATTACAGCTCGCGGGGGGTTCCGGCAACGAGCTTCAAGTGAAGCGGAGTACAAATCGGCTCCAGAAATAAGGGGCATTTTACCGAAGAGTGGAATGAGTGAGTCAGACGACGTGTCCCTACTTTGTTGTATCGCTGCAAAACGATCAGGTGCGCCGTCGTCTGCGTCAATACACAAGCGTGATCTATGGTCCCGCTGAATGTAGTTGATTAGAAAATAAAAGAACACAGAGGTGGTACGTAGCGGGTCTCCTTCAAtgccttgtctcttttttatGTGTGTCCCCCTGCATAACCTTTTTTCCTCCtggtttttctgtctctccccgccTCTTGGCCCCCTCACTCCCGATCTGtgtccctctgtctctgtccttcttACGCTCAGCGTTTCTTTGGGCCCGGCGTCGTACTGTCTGCTTGccctcgttcctcttctctttctccagcgtctctgcctgtctGGTCTTCGAGAaatcagagagaagcaagagttCACGTACCTCCACCATAGATACCTAGACCAGAATTTCTTTTCCACGCAGCAAAAAATACAAGCTTTCATTTGAAAAATTACCAGGTAAACAACGGGGTTTCACCCTAGCGGTAACGCGCGTCCGCTGCTCGCCTTTGTCAATCAGATCAGATCTTTTATATTAGGCGAAAAGGTTTCTtacagggaagaaaacatAGTGGAAAGGTGGAAGATCCAAGTGGGTTGAAGGTACGACAAAACGTTTCTCGAAATCGAGCATGTTGGATTGTCGCCACATTTGAAAAACCACACCGCTGTATGGGTGAATGCTGcgtcgacagcgagagagaaaacaagggaAGACAACTGCAAGAGAATCTGCAAATTTCCTCGTGCAGACGTTACGCATTTTTGCTTTCCAAACTACCGCCTGTGGAATTCGAAAACGTTTACTTACGAAATCCATGCAACACACAGGGAAGACCACCAAAGAAATGGCTATGCAACTCGATACTCACACCAACGCCTTTTTTCAGAGCtaaaaagaagcagaaggtaCCTGATCTTTTTTACAGCTTTAGGTTTACGTTCAATTCTCCCACGGTCGTATCTCGTGAAACATACGAATAAGGAAGCAGGACTTCTTCGCCCTTTCGATACTTTCTGTAGGGGGAGATGCGATTGCCAGTGAATAACCTTTCGCACTCGAAAAGCACCATCTTCATTTCTTGAGTCTCCTTACAAAGCTCTTTCCCGCCTCTTAAGTACATGTTTCGTGGCCCGTAACTACAGAAAGGGAAAAGCGGCCATGCCACGAAGAAGCCGTTCGTTCCCAGCTTAGCTGTGTTACCGCGCACTCGTTGATTCCTGCTGCTCGCTACGAGAAAGGGATAAAACTAAACAGGCAATTTAGCATGCGcctacatatgcatgcatgcagctttGACGTATGTGTAGACAGGATGTcgatacacatacatataacGGATTATGTGATGTTCCATGATATAAAGCTAGGCAAACGTGATGCTTTCGTGAACAGACGAGTGACACTGCAGGTAGCCGTTCGACTTGCAGCTATATTCGTCATGatccctcttctcgctgttgcAATCGCTCGTCTGCTATCTTCTTCCGACGTTGTGTATGCCTTTTGTGATCTTCACTTCCGTCATCCAGCGttttccgttctctcttcgtaACCATTCGTGTTCTTCGAATGTTGCGGGAACTTCAGTCACCCTTTGAGCAGGAAGGCTCAGGTTGGTAGCCGTGTCATTGCCACCCTGTAAACTCCTCAGTATCAGCTTCTTTGCTTAACCATGAACGGATTTTCCGTGACAGCCTTGTAAGCGACCTCATTCTACCGAAGGAATGTAGACAGCGATACGCTAGATCAGGGAGTGGTGCTCGTAATTCAGTGCACGACACGCGGAGGTCTTCAACAAAGACACGAAGACTCGGGTGTATCACCATGAATCCGATTACACACTGTTTCTCCAGAAGACAGCCTCTGATCGCTCCACAGCGTCAGACTGCGACGTGAGAATTGGCAACAAAACCTTTAGACTCGCGCTAACAAAAGTTGAGCTCCGCCCATTCTACAGTAACGGGCTTTGCTTACTCGGCTTGCTCTCCCACATCTGAACGGCGTCTCAGTCAGCGCCTCGTTCACGGATTGCTCTCCTCCATACTCTGCTACAACTACAAATAACCTGCCCATACTGAGGGTCTCGCATTTAGACACATTCTTGTCAGAATCGAAGCCGACCCTTCACTGCACCATCCTTCATTCTGGCACCGCCCCCCTCATGACGTAACAAACAAGACCAGTAAGTAAAGTCTCGATGAAAGCGATTAAGCGTCAATGTCACATGGAGGTCGTACCACAAAGAGTATTCGACACGCGTGTGTTAGTGTCGTTGCCATCGAACGAACAAAAGATAATTCTGACTTCAACGCAAGGACTTCAAGAACGGTGAAATCCGTGCCAAATCTAAAACCGGGTACTATTCCCAACGTAGTCTCAGGTCAGTAAACAATATCGGTTGCCACGATCAACGCTGCAGAGATTAGACAAGAGCAACATCATACCCGCACGTTTGAACATTGTTAAATCCTCTCATTGGATATGTAAACCTGAAGGATAACCATAATTCCGTCGACCTTCATCATGAGCTCCACTGAGAACTGCACGACACAACTGTTCTCTTTTAGCTCTTGGCCACTGAACACCCACACTTCTCCACGCGATTTTGCCGCTTGAGACGAGTATCACGTGATGAGAATTCACAAAAGTCAGGTCGGTCGGATAGCAAATGGCAATATCCGTGCGTTCCCCCCCTACGGGTACTGTTGCACATGTTTACCTTAAGTCTAGGGTGCCGGTGTAAAGCACTGCGACATTAGGAAAACTACACCCGTCCCGTCCTCACCGATGCTGCGAGCGGTTGCCCGTCGATGGCATGTGTGCAGATCAATGTGCTGGCCACTCCATGTCCCACACATACGAGTAGGGAGCGACGATTTGATGGAATCGTATTCCCTCGCAGTGTGAAATACCCCGACACGAAGCCCTCCGCGTGAAGATCAATGATTTCCGGCCACAGCTCTATTCACCGGTTTTCTTCATTTTCAGCTCTGGAGACGTGTGCACCTGTCACGCAAATAGACGCCCACTATGCCCCGATCCGACTAGCACTCTCTggcgcagaggagaaaaagtgaCTCGCCTCGTGAACCAGGCGCCAGTCCCACCTCGTCCCTCTTTGCCACTCTTGGAGCTCTGCATCCACGCGAATTAAGTACATGCGTGTGGTGCCTTTGAATATGGCACCACGTAGTGCTTCAAGAATCTGAAAAACCCCTGACAAGGGGCCGTACATCAAGTACTAGTCCCTTCAACGAACATACCGGGTTCGGCAGGGAACATCAGGGTTTTTCCTCCGGAACAgtagacgaagagaaaacgcgtaTGCCGGACGTACAAATGAGCTGAGGGTTGGTGTGCATTGATGGCTGCTGCCCAGTTCCTGCGAGGTGGAACGCCGGACAAAAATTCTGCGTGCAACTCCGGCCGAAAAATTTTCTCTGGTATCTCGCTTGTCATGCGATATTGCGTTCGGTGGAGTCCGCTCCTCCGTTCCGCTTCGGGTACCGCTTTCCAAATAAGCTGGGACCGAGTGGAAAAAAATCGCACGTTGCGCGCCACACCGAGTCAGGTTGCACACATGTCTCTCGTGTATAGCGGTAAAGCAGCCAGGAACAAACCATATCCCCGCTAGCAGGTCACTGACCAGGCCGTGAGCGATAGTCTCGTTGTGACGCATGAAACATGACTTCACTAGGGATCTGAAGGGCGAGGGTGTATCCGGAGATGTTCACTAGGGGCAGTGGCTGACGCCGACGCCGGGTCCGACGGCGCCGTGGTCGGTGGTAATCGATGGTGGATTGAAGGCTCAGTGCCAGATGCCACAGGAGGTCCGATAGTGACGATACCTTCCTCGCTCCCTGGAGGGTTGGTGGGCGACGTGTGCAGCGCAGATGGAGCTTCACGGATGGGCCGCTTCTTGAGCGGCAGCGACAGATATCGAGTCAGCTCACGCATAGCAGCAGACGTTGCGGGGTGTGCCAGGGGAGGAGGGGCGGTCAATCGAGAAACCTCCTGAGGGGAGGCCGAGCCCTGAGACAGCGTCGGGTCTTGAGGCGGCCCTCGGCCCTCCGTTGACGTCGACGACTGGGGCCCAagcggagagacaagagtCGGGGGCGATGGCAGGGATGCAGCGGATTGAGCTGATAAATACGGAAGGAGCCGTGCTTTTTTGGAGGGGGGTGCCTCGATCCCGCCAGAGGTACCTTTCGTTTCGGAGGGGGCTGGGCTGCGGTGGAGAGTGCTGGAGCGAACTGGTTCTCGACGTGCTGGTACCTGTTCGCCTGAAGCCTGTGGCGCGCGTTTGACTGTTgttgaagaagacgcagtcACTTGTTCTGATCGgcggtctctctgtcgctgagCCAGTTGTCTGGTGAGAGTCTCAGGACCTCGGGCGGGCGCAAGGCCAGCAGCCTTGACCAGCGGGAACTCCCCCACATGTGTTAGCCAAAGAGACCTAGGCCACGTCCTAGGTGCGCCTCTTGAGCCGCTTTCGCCTGGGTACGCGCCAGTGTCCTGGAACAGATGTTTCTGTTTTGCTTTCCTTTTACCCATCGTAGGTGGGTGAGATTGCACCGCTGACAGAGCAAACTCCAAGATGAACCGGTATGACACGAGGTCGACGGAACTAAGCTAGCATATCCTTCGTAAGTATCGTGCCCCATGCGACTGCCAAAgatgctgcttctccctgcTCAATGGACACACAAGTAACGTTTCACGTCTACACGCTGACACAACGCAGTGGCCATGGCACGGCTACAGCTGAAACCCTTCGTCGCATAAAAAACCACGTTACAGGGTTGAGCTCAACTCCGCCGAGGTTCTTACCAGATAATGCAGCGGCCTGGTGCCAGCGAGAAGTTGTGTGTTGCCGAAAGCCATAGAAATCCCAAGATCCAACCCTGTCCACGGCGGTAGCACAGTCTTACTCGCTGATTCGAAATCAGGCGGCGGTTCTGTCTCAGGGCctgacgaagaggagagcaggcTGTGGAGTTCCTGTTCCAGGATAAGCGCTTGAGATTCGAGTTCTTGTACCTGTGCTTGACGCCGTGAGAAGAAGCGATGATAGTTGCCTCTGTCCTGTTGTTTCCAATGCAGCTGCGTGGAAGCGGCTGGTGATCTATCATTTTCACGAATCATGCGATGGGCAAGGTGCTGGGCAATGTATACGTCCTCTCCAGTGCACCATACGTCCCGTATCAGCTGGGCTTCTCTCCGTAAGCTGTCGATGGCGAGATGCGCGAACGTTACATGAGCGTCCCCAAGAGCCTCTGTAGGTGGCCCTCACACCGTCAACAACGCACAAAAACAGACCTGAAGCAGCAATTCACGGTTTCACAAAGATGCAACTGTTATTGGTACTCTCTACAGGGATATCCTGTTGCCTCCCCCCTCTCAAAAACGCTTGAAGCTTTGCATGGAGTTCAGGTAAGCAGGTACGTCTGTGGCGTGCTCGCATGCACGTCGACGCTGATAAACTCTACGAAACCTAGACTCGGATATATTTGAACCTCTTTACAGACGGTGTTACAAAGGAGGCACGCCGACGTCGCTCAACTGTGAGGGGCTTCGACGTCCAGTGTCACGGCCAGATTGACCGGTCTTCGTCAGCACAAAGCTGAAACATGCCGTTGAGAGCGCCGAACTCACCGCGTGGGGTTCCTGCTGCCTGTGCAACTGGTGCTTGACCAGGAGATCCCGATTCCAGTGTAGCTGTTTCCTGCGCGGTTCGTAGCGAAATTCCTGCTGCTTCAGCATTCCGCTCTAGCTCGTTGGCCATGATGTTCAAGTTTTCAGCATCCTGACAACGCATACGCCCTCGATGCCTGTACTTGCTTCGCGCCAGTTGTAACCACTGACGGACTGTCTCTACACTTGGAGATCTGTTATTCAGGCGATACATGCGTAGCGCAATGTTTCTGTGTAAGAAACTCTCCATGTTTCCCCATCTGTACAGAAGCGCTCGAGCTTCTTGCCTCATCCTCTCAATGGCAAGTTGCACGTATGTCACAGCGCCCCTTTGTGGCAGCAGAATAGTGCTACCAAGCACTGTTCCGCTCAGAGAGCCTATCTGTGCAGCGCTTTCAGGAGCACCGCTCTCTGATGGTCCAGCTGAGGAAGTAATCGTCATGCTTTCGTCTGCTGTTCCCTGTTTGTAGTATTTTAGGCCACGAATGACTGAAAATACACAACATCATGCAGTGCCCAAAACCTGCACGGACACGCAACTGCGCCAGATCCCCACAATTATCGGAATTAGTGGCTTGACGAACGCTGATCCCTATGCGAATAAGTTATTTCTTCTGGTGCCTGGGTATTGGATCGACTGTTCAGCATCCCCGACCCCTAGAACGGAGTGAACACACCCATGCACCGGATTGTCAAAGAATTAGCGCAACGAGCTACACGAGACTCATATTCAAGAATTAGTGCCAACTGCGAAGTCGTACTGCCGGTGGGACTCATGAGTATAGTCGCActggcgtcttctttctccgtggGAGCGGAAGCAAGCGCACCTGGACGACCTGCCGGCCTCATTAATGCGGCAACTTGTTGAGCTTCTCCCGCCCCGACGGGAGTGCCTTCCTCAACGTCCTCCCAAATTTCGGCGTCTGAGGCAATTCGTCTATCCCATGCATTTGCCGTGGCCTCAAGTTCTGCTGCCTTCTCCAGCCGTTGCGTCACTCTCTCGTTATACCTCGTTCTGGCCGCTTGTCGCCATTCACCCACGAAGCGATCAGGCACATTTCGATTGGGAGTCCGCACCATGCGATCCGCAACGTGTTGTTCAATGTACTCCTCCCTACTGGTCCAGATTTCTCTGAGCTCCTTCGACTGCC includes:
- a CDS encoding hypothetical protein (encoded by transcript TGME49_295960), with protein sequence MIRENDRSPAASTQLHWKQQDRGNYHRFFSRRQAQVQELESQALILEQELHSLLSSSSGPETEPPPDFESATVQSHPPTMGKRKAKQKHLFQDTGAYPGESGSRGAPRTWPRSLWLTHVGEFPLVKAAGLAPARGPETLTRQLAQRQRDRRSEQVTASSSTTVKRAPQASGEQVPARREPVRSSTLHRSPAPSETKGTSGGIEAPPSKKARLLPYLSAQSAASLPSPPTLVSPLGPQSSTSTEGRGPPQDPTLSQGSASPQEVSRLTAPPPLAHPATSAAMRELTRYLSLPLKKRPIREAPSALHTSPTNPPGSEEGIVTIGPPVASGTEPSIHHRLPPTTAPSDPASASATAPSEHLRIHPRPSDP
- a CDS encoding hypothetical protein (encoded by transcript TGME49_295980~Predicted trans-membrane domain (TMHMM2.0):689-712:718-741), whose product is MASVCFVTGSSFFRLLPLRRVLFSRFCALTFPCLLPLPLSRRDFSPVCFSPILCRFVIDGRDVFTQEHHVVTFFYTRLWRRETAVDRQDGAHMQLPSFSLSALLAAAAVTTQHEARVPLASEGAPPEGSQRTFSLSAVAASRFPSLAFSNLPRASSSAASLRPGSPSTSPLFLQSAGQTAPVPSFPASATASTLSADCSSAAGALKPGDLESGRGTRADAGKGAKRPTEGGAGGRWEEGTGHRGEQRRSEQSAARKGADEPTEEAKEAAENPWTRPDTLHRGESPVRERNNAQEAAEPPGRREPGGGDQEPRRETQKGEEGEEETRPGQEGKALPVWEDRNHRVEPMRQGGGDRTSASVKDWETPSHHEQRNRKQHEGGKKYAVLPGAADETQENLATGGQGTKDEDTGAEAADGRGETRDTSHGERLETRETRKDKTFEDGDRQSRTTGDEVAGGSTLPHTAGDTGKQPELKSHRFSRISSPPSHTSPSRSDSSSSALASSTTLLPPHSYLLSSSPTVSWPGVPSVEEADTQRPPGGKLRESAHNAELTAVEGSKEERMRLASSLSSLPKAGSRKNEASTAATSVLEGRARFDEKASGIHNATADTTSESQSLSFSAPSLPPSFASSSSTPETRARDEELAPPLNASSSSSHSQPVSKHRHEVQEQNVNILLASYNACKTFTCGDGRFTSFFSLSCFSGFLVSPCFVVGGTAYVTVSAYLCYLFCGGCAVFGLIFLFGMYRSPVEEEVEVDKNGSTLALALASFTPALTRPGSSLRHCCGGEKLVRKMSSASSPAAPRNERNLEEKKQERTRATNESDQMRKHSSGASRHPPSSALPSFPRQGDEALTIGPELHAVLRSQTSNDWRRPDSLSVERQHLPPFLRSSWSRLFSFFSFSRERTPLRGCLPSFSSSRSQNAVHSQYVHLPAHRSAVLYLSPACGGQRGGRDLTGGANRGYEREDRLLVLRVHNVVEAERREAGKQEARKKGETDEHSDRRGFAGSRGHSGWPPWAF
- a CDS encoding hypothetical protein (encoded by transcript TGME49_295970); protein product: MIVFEYLMLRTVIQNSGTNEAYTNGLNDLLPAETWRQNFLDFSVSLGPASYCLLALVPLLFLQRLCLSGLREIREKQEFTYLHHRYLDQNFFSTQQKIQAFI